The following is a genomic window from Bacillota bacterium.
TGTCTCCGCTGGGTGCCGCGGCCCTAGCAGGCACCGGGTTTCCCGTGGACCGTGAGTGGGTGAGCGCTTCGCTGGGCTTCGAAGGCCTCGTCGAGAACACGTACGACGCGGTGTCATCCGCGGACTATGCCCTTGAGCTCGCAGGGATCTGCAGCGGCACGGCGGGGGATCTCAGCAGGTTCGTGTGTGATCTGATGTTCTGGACCACGAACGAGGTAGGTGCCGTGCGGTTAGACGATGCGTTCATCCAGGTCTCCAGCATCATGCCGCAAAAGCGCAATCCCGTGGCTCTAGAGCACACACGTGCCCTGCTCGGCAAGGTCATCAGCGCTGAAACCGATGCGCGGCTGCTCTTGCACAACGTCCCCTTCGGTGACGTCAACGACGCGGGCGGTCAGCTACAGCCGATAGTACACGAGCAATGCAGCCGTCTGAACGAGGCCGCGGCCCTCCTCGGCGAGATTCTGGCCACAATGGAAGTTGATAGAGCTGTGCTGAAACAGCGTGTGGTCCGGAGCTTCGCCACATCTACCGAGCTGGCGGATACTCTCGTGCGTCGAGACCGCCTTCCGTTCCGCCTTGCTCACCAGGTCGTGAGCAGGCTGGTAGCTCAACTGAGCGTCGCGGGCAGAGAGTGGCCGCAACTCACCCTTTCCGAACTGGAAGCCCAGGTCCGCGCAGTCACAGGAGGAAGGCAGGGAACAAACCTGACGGCCGAGGAGCTTCAGGCCGCTTTGGATCCTGTTGAGTTTGTGGCACGCCGGCGCCTTCCGGGCGGGCCGGCTGAGCCGGTGCTGGGCGCGTACGTGCGGCGGCGGCGCCAAGCGCTGGAGGAGAGCGCGGTCTTTTGGAACGCCCGTGAAGCGTCTATGAAAGCGTATCGAGAACAGCTCTCGCGAGAATGGCAGGGGGCTGTGCAAGGTTCGGCTTAGGAGGTGAGGCACAGACGGGGATGCGGAACCAGAGCGTCAGAAACGGTTGTGCGTCGTGCAATGCGGGTCTCAACTGGGGAAGTCATCCGAAGGAGGAGAAGACGATGCTTAAGCGCTGGCTGAGCCTATCTATGATAGTGGTCATGACCACTCTGCTGTGGGCCGCCTCGGCGGCGGTTGCGGCGGCCAAAGAGGTCACCATCGAGTACTGGCAGTACTACTATGAGAGCAAGGTCAAGCTCATGACCGACCTCATCAAGCAGTTTGAGCAGCAGAATCCGGGAATCCGTGTCGAGCAGAAAACCTTCCCGTATGAGCAGTTCAACCAGAAGGTTGCCATTTCGATTCCTGCGGGCACAGGGCCGGATGTGGTCAACTTGTATTATGGTTGGGTGCCGAAGTACGTGGAGGGTGGCTATCTCCAGCCGCTGCCCACGGATGCGTTCCCGCCCAGCACCATCCAAAAGGAGTTTCTCCCCATGGTGGACGCGGCTAAGCTGAACGGCCAGTACTGGGGGTTGCCCACGGCCGTGCGGGCTCTGGCATTGTTCTGGAACAAGGACCTCTTCAAAGAGGCAGGGCTGGACCCGAACGCTCCTCCGCAGACGTGGGAGCAGCTCCAGGACTACGCAATCAAACTGACCAAGCGCGACAAGAACGGGCAACTCGTCCAAGAGGGCTATGCTTGGAATGCCGACGGCCAGGACAACCACGTGTTTATCCAGGTGCTGCTCCGGCAGTGGGGCGTAACGCCGTTCTCGGCCGACAACAAGCAGGTGCTCTGGAACTCGAAGCCCGGTGGATATGAGGCCTTCCAGTGGTGGACGGACTTGGCCGCCAAGTACCACGTGGGCGATCCCACGTTCATGGGTGACTACCGCACGGCATTCATCACGGGCAAGGCGGCTATGATGATCGATGGCTCCTTTGCCCTTGGGACGTTGAAGGATAAGGCGAAGAACATCAACTGGGGTGTCACGACCCTCCCCGTGCGGGCCGCGAATCCTAGCGTTCGTGCGAACGTCGGCTCCTTCTGGATGAATGCCCTGACGGTCAACGCCAAGGGCGAGAAGCGGGACGCAGCCATCAAGTTCCTGAAGTTCCTCACCTCTCCAGAGGTAATGAAGGTTTGGCTGGAGCAGGTTGGCGAACTGCCGGCGCGTCTTGCCCTGACGGAAGACCCCGCTCTCCAGAAGGATCCGGTCTATGGCCCGTTCTTGGCGGGGCTCAAGTACGCGTATGCCACGTTCTTCGTGGACGAAACGTCCGAGCGTCAGGCGATAATCGATGCCACCAATGAAGTCCGCCTCCAGGGCGCGAACCCGAAGGCGGCTCTCGACCGCCTCGTGGCTAATGAGCAGAAGATCCGGGACGAGTATTTCAGTAACCGCTGACCGCTGACCGGGAGATGCCCGGTACATCCATCGGGCGGCGCTGGGGTGTACGGCGGGCGCTCGCCTGCCGCACACCCCAGTCTTGGGGGTGTCTTGATGGCGAGTGTGCACTTGTCCTTGCGGCAACGGAAGGCATTGTGGGGGTATGCGTTTGTTGCGCTGCCACTCGTGTTTTTCCTGGTCGTTCGCATTTACCCCGCGTTGTCGGCTTTCAACATGAGCCTCCACCAGTGGGACGTCATGTCGACCCGGAAGCCCTTCGTGGGCATGCAGAACTTCGTTCAGCTGTGGCATGACCCGGTCTTCTGGAAAGCCGCTCTCAACACCCTCCTATACGTCGTGATCTCGGTGCCCCTGGAGCTGATTCTAGGCCTCGTAGTGGCCGTGACCATTCAATCTGTGAATCGCTTCAGAGGGTTCTATCGCACTATTTACTTTGTTCCATATATCACCTCTACTGTCGCGGTGAGCTGGGTCTGGCGCTGGATGTATTTTAAGAACGGCGGCGTCTTCAATCAGATCTTGCTCAGCCTGGGATTACCAGCCCAGTCGTTCCTATCGGGAACAGAGCAAGCCTTGTATTGCGTGACTGCGGTGGTGGTGTGGCAGGCGCTGGGATACTTCGTGGTGATCTTCCTAGCCGGTCTGGAGATGGTTCCGCCGATGTACAAGGAAGCGGCAAAGATCGACGGGGCAAACGGTTGGCACATCTTCCGGTACATCACGCTGCCGCTGCTGAATCCAACCGTCGTTTTCTTGGCGGTCCTGGGAACCATCAATTCCCTCCAGATCTTCACGCAGATCATGAATATGACTTCCGGGGGCTATGGGCAGGGAGATCTCGGCGGGCCCCTGAACAGCACCCTCAGCTTGGTCGTGTACATCTACAAACAGGCGTTTTACAGGTTCCAGATGGGATACGCGTCCGCTATCACCGTCGTGCTCTTTGCCATCATCCTGGTGGTCACGCTGATCGAACTCAAGATCCTGAGCCGCCGTGTGGAATACTGAGCCGGTTCCGACGAGAGGAGAACCCCACCTATGCGAGAGTCAGCCGCACACGGGAATGTGCATGAGAATCTGAAACGCTCGGGCGTGTTGCTCCGGGCCCGAGACGTTCGTGCCGCCGGCCTGCACATCTTGCTCATGGCCGGGGTTATCTTGATGGTCTTCCCGTTCTTGTGGATGCTGGCCACGTCGTTCAAAGAGAGCGCGGAGATTTTCAACATCAGCCTCATCCCGCGCAAGCCGACGTGGGAGAATTACCGCACGTTGCTGGAGAGCACGCAGTACCTCCGTTGGTACCTGAACAGCGCGATCGTGGCCGTCATCACCACTATGAGCGAGGCCTTCTTCGACTCCATGGCGGGATACGGGCTGGCAAAGATCAAGTTCCCTGGGCGCGGGCTGATCCTGGTATTGATCCTCAGCACGCTCATGATCCCCACGGAAATGTTGATCATCCCTTGGTACATGATGTTTACCAGAGCAGGACTAGTGGATACATACTGGGGCATCATGCTGCCCGGCCTTGTGTCCGCCTTTGGCGTGTTCCTCATGAACCAGTTCATGCAGGGGATCCCCGATGATTTGCTGGACGCGGCCAGGATCGACGGCCTGAACGAGTTCGGGGTATGGTGGCATGTGGCATTGCACCAAGTCAAGCCGGCCTTGGCTGCCCTGTGCATCTTGGTGTTTCTGGGCAACTGGAATGCATTCCTGTGGCCGGTCATCGTCATTGAGAGCCCCGCTATGCGCACGTTGCCAGTGGGCATCGCGTTGTTTAGCGGAGAAGCGGGGCCGGAGTGGCAGCTGATAATGGCCGCTGCGAGCCTTGCTGTGGTGCCGGCGGTGGTGGTCTTTGCCTTCTTCCAGAAGCAGATTGTCCAGGGCATTGCCTTAACAGGGATGAAATGACGACGAGGCGTTGCGCCGGGGAGGCAACAAAGAAGCCGCATGGGGCGCGGGGCGCCCCGCGGACCGCCCCGCAGAGCGCCCGCTCCAGATAGCGGCTCAGACGTCGCACGCCCGGACGCCGCGCGACTGCCCTCAGACGGTTGGGGACCGTGGTCGCGCCGGTGGTGCCGAACGTGGGAGGCTGGGCCGGGCGAACGGTGGCCTGCCCCCGGGCGGTGGAGTGAATGCCCGAGCGCGGACGCTCTCACCGCCCGCATGAATTCAACCCTAGGCTCGTGCGTCTCTATCTCGGCCGTCCACAGTTCCTACGGCATAGTATCAATGATTCTCTTGACGGCATCGACGGCCAGGTTCGGGCTTGTCAACACGGGAACTGCCACCCGTCCGGCGAGCCTCGGCGCAAGCTTGGCCATGGATACCTGGGCAAGCACGATCACGTCCGCCTCTTTGGCTAGGTTTTCAACGTATACGCTCAATAGCCTGTCGTGTTCTTCGGGATTCCCCGCGAGCAAGGCCTCAAAAGCGCTTGAACAGAGGGTCCGCTTGATTGAAACGCGTTTGCCTTTCTCGGCCGCCTTTTCCTCGACCAATCGTGCGGTCGGGTCGAGGGTTGTCGTGACGGTGGCTACCACACTTATGGTCGCTCCACCCTCCCCGCTCTTTGGAAAGACAGGATTCGAGGCTTCGTGAGCTTCCGCTGACAGCGATAACGATGGGAGACCGGGCCGGTATTGGTGCCGAAATCGCCGTTAAGACACTAGCTGGTGTCGAGCTATACTACGTTTGTCGCCGAGCAATCGTGGGAGACGCGGGCGCGGTGGCCGATGCCATACGGTTCACAGGTTCAGGCGTGAGGCTCCGTCGGGTCCCCGGTGTTGAGGAGGCGGAGTTCAGTCCGGGCACCGTCGACGTGCTTGACCTGAACAACGTAGACATGACAACGCACGCGTACGGTCGAGTGTCAGCAGACGCGGGCCGGGCCGCGTTCGAGTACATTCGCTCTGCCATTGAGCTTGCCATGGCGGGGAAGGTTGATGCGGTGGTCACAGGACCCATTCACAAGGAATCTCTTAACCTGGTGGCGGGATATCATTATTCCGGCCAAACCGAGATATTCGCGGACCTCACTGGTACACGAGACTACGCTATTAGCTGGTAGACAAGGGCATGCGCATGGTAGATGTTACAACTCGCGTGTCCCTTCGAAGGGCTTGCGATCTCCTGGGAAAGATCGAGTGCACACTGTCATCAGGCTTGCCGACAAGGCTGCAAGAGCGCTGGGCATAGGTTGCCCTCGAATCGGGGTCGCAGGGTTGAACCCTCATGTGGGCGAAGGGGGCCTGTTCAGAGCGGAAGAGATAGAAGAGGTCGGCCCAGCGATCGAGGAAGCACGAGCCTTGCGCATCAACGCTGAGGGTCCGGTCCCGCCAGACATTCTCTTCGCGAAGACTCGTGGTAGGCAGTATGATGTGGCAGTGGCAATGTACCATGATCAGGGCCACATACCGCTCAAAACCGTGAGCTTCGAGTTGGATAGCAGCGGCCGCTGGGTGGCCGTGAGCGGCGTGAACGTGACGCTCGGTCTTCCGATAGTGCGGACGTCCGTTGACCACTCCAAGCCCCTATGTGTCCGCAAACCCGAATCAGATCGAGGGAAGGCTGCCCCGCTGTTCTTGACACATGCGTGCCTATATTGGAGAGTGGACAGCCCGGCGCGATTGGAGTACAATCAACTCATAACAGTCGGAGGAGGGCGATGACTGCGTTGAATCGGCTTGAGGAAGTGCAAGTTAAACTGCAAAGAGTCAGACACCTAATTGAGCAGCGCCAGCTTAGTGGCCTGCTTCTTAAGACCCAACCAAACTTCTCATGGTTAACTGCCGGAGGGCTTAACTCCGTCGGTATAGCAACCGAGCTCGGAGTTACATCGATTCTGGTAACACCCGATGGGTTGTACCTGATCGCCAACACAATAGAGGCGCCTCGCGCGATGAAGGAGGAGGGGCTTGGGGAGCTCGGGTTCACTCTTTTAACTTTCGATTGGTATGAAAACCGGGAGCTTCAACTGGTGAGGGAGATAGTCGGCGACGGCTCTGTAGGATGCGATGTTGCAGTGTCCGGCCTGCTCCATATCGCCGACGATGTTGCCAAGCTTCGCTACGAGTTGACAGAGGGCGAAGTAGATAGATACCTGTTCTTGGGAACGAAGGTGTCCACCGCCATCGAGAACACACTTATGGAGGTCAAACCCGGAGACAGCGAAGCTGAGGTCATTGGGCGGTTGTGTGCCGAACTGTGGAAGGATCGCATCGACGCCGTAGGATATCAATCGGCAGCTGACGAGAGGGCTTACTTGTACCGACACCCGATTCCGACCATGAGACGAGTAGACAAGTATCTGATGTTGTGCATTAACGCTAGATATAAGGGATTGGTCA
Proteins encoded in this region:
- a CDS encoding extracellular solute-binding protein, giving the protein MTTLLWAASAAVAAAKEVTIEYWQYYYESKVKLMTDLIKQFEQQNPGIRVEQKTFPYEQFNQKVAISIPAGTGPDVVNLYYGWVPKYVEGGYLQPLPTDAFPPSTIQKEFLPMVDAAKLNGQYWGLPTAVRALALFWNKDLFKEAGLDPNAPPQTWEQLQDYAIKLTKRDKNGQLVQEGYAWNADGQDNHVFIQVLLRQWGVTPFSADNKQVLWNSKPGGYEAFQWWTDLAAKYHVGDPTFMGDYRTAFITGKAAMMIDGSFALGTLKDKAKNINWGVTTLPVRAANPSVRANVGSFWMNALTVNAKGEKRDAAIKFLKFLTSPEVMKVWLEQVGELPARLALTEDPALQKDPVYGPFLAGLKYAYATFFVDETSERQAIIDATNEVRLQGANPKAALDRLVANEQKIRDEYFSNR
- a CDS encoding carbohydrate ABC transporter permease gives rise to the protein MRESAAHGNVHENLKRSGVLLRARDVRAAGLHILLMAGVILMVFPFLWMLATSFKESAEIFNISLIPRKPTWENYRTLLESTQYLRWYLNSAIVAVITTMSEAFFDSMAGYGLAKIKFPGRGLILVLILSTLMIPTEMLIIPWYMMFTRAGLVDTYWGIMLPGLVSAFGVFLMNQFMQGIPDDLLDAARIDGLNEFGVWWHVALHQVKPALAALCILVFLGNWNAFLWPVIVIESPAMRTLPVGIALFSGEAGPEWQLIMAAASLAVVPAVVVFAFFQKQIVQGIALTGMK
- the argH gene encoding argininosuccinate lyase; protein product: MTHDEKTSRACLPDGRGRTGRQNTTETTAGQLNEERNPVYVEAVLRPDFDFAKSRLLRYFLEVNVAHVIMLMRCGIIPSETARALLRVIGPMMERPDDTVPAEYDPRFEDLFFMIEDRVAREAGGEAAGSMHVAMSRNDLDTAVFRMAARDRLIELGRRLDSLREILLNVADRERATVMPAYTHNQQAQPTTFGHYLAAVEAVVARDGQRLTQAWTRTNLSPLGAAALAGTGFPVDREWVSASLGFEGLVENTYDAVSSADYALELAGICSGTAGDLSRFVCDLMFWTTNEVGAVRLDDAFIQVSSIMPQKRNPVALEHTRALLGKVISAETDARLLLHNVPFGDVNDAGGQLQPIVHEQCSRLNEAAALLGEILATMEVDRAVLKQRVVRSFATSTELADTLVRRDRLPFRLAHQVVSRLVAQLSVAGREWPQLTLSELEAQVRAVTGGRQGTNLTAEELQAALDPVEFVARRRLPGGPAEPVLGAYVRRRRQALEESAVFWNAREASMKAYREQLSREWQGAVQGSA
- a CDS encoding sugar ABC transporter permease, which produces MASVHLSLRQRKALWGYAFVALPLVFFLVVRIYPALSAFNMSLHQWDVMSTRKPFVGMQNFVQLWHDPVFWKAALNTLLYVVISVPLELILGLVVAVTIQSVNRFRGFYRTIYFVPYITSTVAVSWVWRWMYFKNGGVFNQILLSLGLPAQSFLSGTEQALYCVTAVVVWQALGYFVVIFLAGLEMVPPMYKEAAKIDGANGWHIFRYITLPLLNPTVVFLAVLGTINSLQIFTQIMNMTSGGYGQGDLGGPLNSTLSLVVYIYKQAFYRFQMGYASAITVVLFAIILVVTLIELKILSRRVEY
- a CDS encoding M24 family metallopeptidase, which produces MNRLEEVQVKLQRVRHLIEQRQLSGLLLKTQPNFSWLTAGGLNSVGIATELGVTSILVTPDGLYLIANTIEAPRAMKEEGLGELGFTLLTFDWYENRELQLVREIVGDGSVGCDVAVSGLLHIADDVAKLRYELTEGEVDRYLFLGTKVSTAIENTLMEVKPGDSEAEVIGRLCAELWKDRIDAVGYQSAADERAYLYRHPIPTMRRVDKYLMLCINARYKGLVTSITRLVHFGQPASELLRQFRHNLEIECAMIAKTRVGRPMREPLLTAIEMYEQLGYAGEWKLHHQGGAMGYYARDIRVTPTTQDLVGKNQAFCWNPSISGTKTEDAFIATPDGPKMITGPVVYPAVTVESNGFEFKRPGMLVL